A portion of the Sphingorhabdus pulchriflava genome contains these proteins:
- the nrdR gene encoding transcriptional regulator NrdR — protein sequence MRCPFCGHDDSQVKDSRPTEDGAAIRRRRQCEGCGARFTTFERIQLRELTVLKTEGRREPFEREKLERSVAVACRKRPIDQARIDKLVSGIQRQLETLGETEIESAKIGEFVMEGLKGLDTVAYIRFASVYKEFAEAKDFEEFAGSVAEAAKK from the coding sequence ATGCGTTGCCCCTTTTGCGGACATGATGACAGCCAGGTAAAAGACAGTCGCCCGACAGAGGATGGCGCCGCCATTCGCAGACGGCGTCAGTGCGAAGGCTGTGGCGCACGCTTCACGACCTTTGAACGTATTCAGTTGCGCGAACTGACAGTCCTAAAAACCGAAGGCCGGCGCGAACCATTCGAACGCGAAAAACTCGAGCGTTCGGTCGCCGTGGCATGTCGCAAACGACCTATCGATCAAGCCAGAATAGACAAACTGGTGTCGGGTATCCAGCGCCAGCTCGAAACACTGGGCGAAACCGAGATTGAATCTGCGAAAATTGGTGAATTTGTGATGGAAGGGCTCAAAGGCCTGGATACCGTCGCTTATATCCGCTTTGCCAGCGTGTACAAGGAATTTGCCGAAGCCAAAGACTTTGAGGAGTTCGCAGGTAGCGTCGCCGAAGCAGCAAAGAAGTGA
- a CDS encoding zinc ribbon domain-containing protein, which produces MSQMCNECAAEISDGMKFCPKCGAKTPERLAEESFPNQAKHYVGEAADELWGATKDAFHTGKHLADTDSAKKVAGGAALGAAAALIAPVSIATGAVIGAGIVAYRHMNKKKNQEKEK; this is translated from the coding sequence ATGTCCCAGATGTGCAATGAATGTGCAGCCGAAATCAGCGACGGCATGAAATTCTGCCCGAAATGTGGCGCAAAGACACCTGAGCGATTGGCGGAAGAGAGCTTCCCCAATCAAGCAAAGCATTATGTCGGAGAGGCTGCGGATGAATTGTGGGGTGCAACCAAGGATGCCTTCCACACCGGCAAACACCTAGCCGACACCGATTCCGCAAAGAAAGTGGCCGGCGGTGCCGCGCTAGGTGCAGCAGCGGCCCTGATAGCTCCTGTTAGCATCGCAACCGGTGCGGTGATCGGAGCGGGAATTGTCGCATACCGCCACATGAATAAGAAAAAGAACCAAGAAAAAGAGAAATAA
- the glyA gene encoding serine hydroxymethyltransferase — protein MTATAANDIQPDGFFTQSLAERDPEIAGWIDKELQRQQEKIELIASENITSRAVLEATGSVLTNKYAEGYPGKRYYGGCEYVDEIETIAIERAKKLFGCGFANVQPNSGSQMNQAVFLGLLQPGDTFMGLDLAAGGHLTHGSPVNMSGKWFNPVAYGVRRDDCRVDMEEVARIAHENKPKLIIAGGTAYSRIWDWAAFRAIADEVGALLLVDMSHISGLVAGGAHPSPIPHAHVVTTTTHKSLRGPRSGVILSNDEAIAKKMNSAIFPGLQGGPLMHVVAAKAVCFAEAMRPEFKTYAANVVENARALASSLQEQGLDIVSGGTDNHSMLVDLRPKQAKGKHAEHALDRASITCNKNAIPYDTEKPFVTSGLRLGTPAGTTRGFGPAEFREIGRMIADVVEGLRKNGEAGDGQIEAKIKAEAEALCARFPIYPS, from the coding sequence ATGACTGCCACCGCCGCCAATGATATCCAGCCTGATGGTTTCTTCACCCAAAGCCTTGCCGAACGCGATCCCGAAATCGCCGGCTGGATTGACAAGGAACTGCAGCGCCAGCAGGAAAAGATCGAACTGATCGCTTCGGAAAACATCACCTCGCGCGCGGTGCTGGAGGCAACTGGTTCGGTGCTCACCAATAAATATGCCGAAGGCTATCCGGGCAAACGCTATTATGGCGGCTGCGAATATGTAGATGAGATCGAAACCATCGCGATCGAGCGTGCCAAGAAGCTGTTCGGTTGCGGCTTTGCCAATGTGCAGCCGAATTCGGGCAGCCAGATGAATCAAGCGGTGTTCCTTGGCCTTTTGCAACCAGGCGACACCTTCATGGGGCTTGATCTTGCCGCCGGTGGCCACCTGACCCATGGCAGCCCCGTCAACATGTCGGGCAAATGGTTCAATCCCGTCGCCTATGGCGTGCGCCGTGATGACTGCCGCGTCGATATGGAAGAGGTCGCGCGCATCGCTCATGAAAACAAGCCGAAGCTCATTATCGCTGGCGGTACGGCCTACTCACGTATCTGGGACTGGGCGGCCTTTCGTGCAATTGCCGATGAAGTCGGCGCACTCCTGCTGGTCGACATGTCGCACATTTCGGGACTCGTCGCAGGCGGTGCCCACCCCTCGCCCATTCCGCACGCACATGTCGTGACAACCACAACGCACAAGTCGCTCCGTGGCCCACGTTCGGGCGTGATCCTGTCGAATGACGAAGCGATTGCGAAAAAGATGAACTCGGCGATCTTCCCGGGTTTGCAGGGTGGCCCGTTGATGCATGTCGTTGCGGCCAAGGCGGTGTGCTTTGCCGAAGCGATGCGGCCCGAGTTCAAAACCTATGCGGCAAATGTCGTCGAAAATGCCCGCGCGCTGGCTTCCAGCTTGCAAGAGCAGGGCCTTGATATCGTTTCGGGCGGAACCGACAACCATTCGATGCTGGTCGACCTGCGCCCGAAACAGGCGAAGGGCAAGCATGCCGAGCATGCTCTCGACCGCGCCTCGATTACCTGCAACAAGAACGCCATCCCTTATGACACAGAAAAGCCGTTCGTAACGTCCGGCCTGCGTCTCGGCACTCCGGCAGGCACGACGCGCGGTTTTGGGCCTGCCGAATTCCGTGAAATCGGCCGTATGATTGCCGATGTGGTCGAAGGATTGCGCAAGAACGGCGAAGCGGGTGACGGCCAGATAGAAGCCAAAATAAAGGCCGAAGCTGAGGCACTATGTGCACGCTTCCCGATTTATCCGTCCTGA
- the rpiB gene encoding ribose 5-phosphate isomerase B → MRIAIASDHAAIALKSALIEHLQSAGHDVADLGPYDESSVDYPDYGYKLAEAVAAGDAQFGVALCGSGIGISIAVNRNPACRAALVSEPLSAKLAREHNDANVIAMGARLTGIDMAKACLDTFLATPFAGERHARRVGKLSNPAFTKDPV, encoded by the coding sequence ATGCGTATTGCCATTGCTTCCGATCATGCCGCTATCGCGCTGAAATCTGCGTTGATAGAGCATTTGCAAAGCGCCGGTCACGACGTGGCAGACCTTGGTCCCTACGATGAATCGTCGGTCGACTATCCGGATTATGGGTACAAGCTGGCAGAAGCGGTCGCAGCCGGGGACGCGCAATTTGGCGTAGCGCTGTGCGGCTCAGGCATCGGTATTTCAATCGCAGTCAACCGCAACCCTGCCTGTCGCGCAGCTTTGGTTTCTGAGCCATTGTCGGCCAAACTCGCACGCGAGCACAACGACGCCAATGTGATTGCAATGGGCGCCCGCCTGACTGGCATCGACATGGCGAAGGCCTGTCTCGACACATTCCTCGCCACCCCTTTTGCCGGTGAACGCCATGCGCGCCGCGTCGGCAAGCTATCCAATCCCGCCTTTACGAAGGATCCCGTATGA
- a CDS encoding alpha/beta hydrolase: MPAIAIPGPEGRIEARFSPPPRPRAPVAMILHPHPQAGGTMNDRITQAMYKTFVNRGFATLRFNFRGVGRSEGEFDNGIGELSDAAAALDWIQAFHPEASTTWIAGFSFGAWIGMQLLMRRPEVRGFISVSPPANMYDFSFLAPCPSSGIIIHGTQDEVVTPNSVQKLVDKLRTQKHITVHHDEIPRANHFYENEMDLLMASVDNYLDMRLDPACPIK; encoded by the coding sequence ATGCCCGCCATTGCCATTCCCGGTCCCGAAGGCCGTATCGAAGCCCGCTTCTCTCCGCCGCCGCGCCCGCGCGCGCCGGTCGCGATGATCCTGCACCCGCATCCGCAGGCTGGCGGCACGATGAACGACCGTATCACGCAGGCGATGTACAAGACATTCGTCAACCGCGGCTTTGCCACGCTGCGTTTCAACTTTCGCGGCGTCGGCCGCAGCGAAGGCGAATTTGACAATGGCATAGGCGAACTGTCCGATGCAGCCGCTGCGCTCGACTGGATCCAGGCCTTCCATCCGGAAGCCTCGACCACATGGATCGCTGGGTTCAGCTTTGGTGCGTGGATTGGCATGCAATTGCTGATGCGTCGTCCCGAAGTGCGCGGCTTTATCTCGGTATCGCCGCCGGCAAACATGTATGATTTCAGCTTTCTGGCACCCTGCCCGTCATCGGGGATCATCATCCACGGCACCCAGGATGAGGTGGTGACACCCAATTCGGTACAAAAGCTGGTCGATAAATTGCGGACGCAGAAGCACATCACCGTGCACCATGACGAAATCCCGCGCGCGAACCATTTCTATGAAAATGAAATGGATCTGCTGATGGCCTCGGTCGACAATTATCTCGATATGCGGCTCGACCCGGCCTGCCCGATCAAGTGA
- a CDS encoding cysteine desulfurase family protein, with translation MAQERLYLDHAATTPVLPSVRAAMADALERWANPSSPHGEGRAARAALENARTRIGKALRWDGEILFTSGASEAIGLALDGFDAVASAVEHDAVLSAVGEEPRLSVDGNGLVQLGIIAKGRRYAIQQVNNETGVIQPLPELGARIRAGGGLLVADCSQGAGKLQLPDADIIILSAHKLGGPPGLGALLVKDLALLRPTGGQEKGYRRGTENLPAILGLAAALEAGSDWLVEASALRTKLETAIEYEDGDVIAKGVPRLATIGSYRMPGVSASSQLISFDLAGISVSAGSACSSGTLKASHVLTAMGWDAKAAGEVVRVSFGPQTKEADIDRFIATWKTIRERAQAA, from the coding sequence ATGGCGCAAGAACGTCTCTATCTGGACCATGCCGCAACGACACCGGTTCTGCCGAGTGTGCGCGCTGCGATGGCGGATGCGCTTGAGCGCTGGGCTAACCCATCTTCACCACATGGGGAGGGCAGGGCCGCGCGTGCAGCACTTGAGAACGCCCGTACGCGGATAGGCAAGGCGTTGCGTTGGGACGGTGAGATTTTGTTCACGAGCGGCGCCAGTGAGGCGATTGGACTGGCCCTAGATGGCTTTGACGCAGTGGCAAGTGCAGTAGAGCACGACGCTGTTTTGTCTGCGGTCGGTGAGGAGCCCCGGCTTTCGGTCGATGGCAATGGCCTGGTCCAGTTGGGAATTATTGCAAAAGGTCGGCGATACGCGATTCAGCAGGTCAATAACGAAACCGGAGTGATTCAGCCATTGCCCGAACTTGGTGCACGCATACGCGCAGGTGGCGGATTGCTCGTCGCAGATTGCTCGCAAGGTGCCGGAAAATTACAGCTGCCGGATGCTGATATTATAATATTATCGGCACATAAGCTGGGCGGGCCGCCTGGCCTGGGTGCTTTGCTGGTTAAGGATCTGGCATTGCTGCGGCCAACTGGAGGACAGGAAAAGGGTTACCGGCGCGGTACCGAGAATTTGCCTGCAATCCTTGGCCTAGCAGCAGCACTAGAGGCTGGATCCGATTGGCTGGTTGAAGCGAGCGCCCTTAGGACAAAATTGGAAACAGCGATCGAGTATGAGGATGGCGATGTGATTGCCAAAGGGGTGCCGCGTCTTGCCACGATTGGAAGCTACCGGATGCCGGGTGTATCGGCATCCAGCCAGTTGATTTCGTTCGATCTAGCTGGAATCTCGGTATCCGCGGGCAGTGCCTGCTCGTCCGGTACGTTGAAGGCGAGCCATGTTCTCACAGCAATGGGTTGGGACGCAAAAGCAGCCGGTGAGGTTGTTCGCGTCAGCTTTGGTCCGCAAACCAAAGAGGCAGATATCGACCGTTTCATAGCGACATGGAAAACTATCCGAGAGCGCGCACAAGCAGCATGA
- a CDS encoding cysteine desulfurase family protein encodes MSASIYLDYQATTPLASEVFAAMEPWLKKNFWNPHSVHVGGRQAAAAIEAAREQVAALLPAGGRVIFTSGATEAINLATKGCGLSVTALATEHAAALDCVEHLGGSIVPTRADGLRAHDPAAPGLFAAMFVNNEIGTIQPISAIAASIHETGGLLLCDAVQGFGRMPVPHGPDLIAISAHKIHGPKGIGALWVRNGVHLQPLIHGGGQEQGLRSGTLSPALCVGFGAAAALAAERMEADANHVETLWNRAKELFTDWEINGSATHRYKGNLNIRLDGLDVARLMSECREVLFSAGSACASGSGRPSHVLRAIGLSDAQAKSSIRLGFGRYTTLEEIERAASLIKAAAERQLV; translated from the coding sequence ATGAGCGCAAGCATCTATCTCGACTATCAGGCGACGACGCCACTCGCGTCCGAAGTGTTTGCAGCGATGGAACCTTGGTTGAAGAAGAATTTCTGGAACCCGCACAGCGTGCATGTCGGCGGACGGCAGGCGGCGGCGGCAATAGAGGCGGCGCGTGAACAAGTGGCTGCACTGCTTCCTGCGGGCGGGCGCGTGATTTTTACCAGCGGTGCGACAGAGGCGATAAACCTTGCGACCAAAGGATGCGGACTTTCAGTGACTGCATTGGCGACCGAGCATGCCGCCGCACTCGATTGTGTGGAGCATTTGGGTGGGAGCATTGTTCCAACGCGGGCTGATGGTTTGCGTGCGCACGATCCCGCTGCGCCCGGCCTGTTTGCGGCGATGTTCGTGAATAATGAGATCGGAACAATCCAGCCGATCAGCGCGATTGCCGCTTCGATCCACGAAACGGGCGGCCTGTTGCTGTGCGACGCCGTGCAGGGCTTTGGCCGGATGCCCGTACCCCATGGTCCCGACCTAATTGCCATTTCAGCGCACAAGATCCATGGTCCTAAAGGCATCGGTGCGCTTTGGGTCCGCAATGGTGTCCACCTGCAACCGCTTATCCATGGCGGCGGGCAAGAGCAGGGGCTGCGGTCTGGCACTTTGTCGCCCGCGCTCTGCGTTGGTTTTGGTGCAGCGGCAGCGCTTGCGGCCGAGCGGATGGAGGCGGACGCCAATCATGTTGAAACACTGTGGAACCGGGCGAAGGAACTTTTCACCGACTGGGAAATCAATGGCTCCGCCACGCACCGCTACAAAGGCAATCTCAACATCCGCCTCGATGGGCTGGATGTGGCCCGTCTTATGAGCGAGTGCCGCGAAGTGCTGTTTTCGGCAGGGAGCGCATGCGCCAGCGGGTCAGGGCGCCCCAGCCATGTGTTGCGTGCGATTGGTTTGAGCGACGCACAGGCGAAATCCTCTATCCGCTTGGGATTCGGGCGTTATACGACACTCGAAGAAATCGAACGCGCGGCATCATTGATCAAAGCGGCGGCAGAAAGGCAATTGGTTTGA
- a CDS encoding 2Fe-2S iron-sulfur cluster-binding protein, translating to MKVHFISPDGETTQTVEAKAGSNLLEVAQNAGQPLEGTCEGQMACSTCHVVIAKEWFDKLPVASDDEEDMLDLASGARRTSRLSCQIDLTAEMDGLVVHIPAESRNMQGI from the coding sequence TTGAAAGTCCATTTCATCAGCCCCGATGGCGAAACGACGCAAACGGTCGAAGCCAAGGCAGGCAGCAACCTGCTTGAGGTCGCCCAGAATGCCGGGCAACCGCTTGAAGGCACCTGCGAAGGACAGATGGCTTGCTCGACCTGCCATGTGGTTATCGCGAAAGAGTGGTTCGACAAACTCCCCGTTGCCAGCGACGACGAAGAAGACATGCTCGACCTTGCCAGTGGTGCACGCCGCACAAGCCGACTTTCGTGCCAGATTGATCTGACGGCAGAAATGGATGGGTTGGTGGTGCACATTCCCGCCGAGAGTCGGAACATGCAGGGAATTTAG
- a CDS encoding N-succinylarginine dihydrolase: MALVEINFDGIIGPSHNYAGLSLGNLAATSNAGAVSQPRAAALQGLEKMRTNLRLGLAQGFFMPLDRPNKQWLAGLAIDMKTAEPHIRAAAFSASAMWAANAATVSPAPDTTDGKCHLSAANLLTMAHRSHEWTGTLAQLKLAFADERHFVVHGPVPPPYGDEGAANFMRLCPSHGESGLEIFVYGKSGGPFPARQHIESSKAIARAHMLDPERTLFIQQSEIAIAAGAFHNDVVAVANERVLFTHEQAFEDPEAAYATIRAKMPETEIVVVPADRVSLADAVQSYLFNAQLVTLPESGGMALILPTEAQSNPNVWGWLEEHVAGNGPIRKLIPVDVRQSMANGGGPACLRLRVVADPATVDQRFIADEAKLAVMAEVIAKHWPESIAPDQLGDAALVEQVQKARRALLDACGLTCLA; the protein is encoded by the coding sequence ATGGCACTCGTCGAGATAAACTTTGATGGCATTATCGGCCCCAGCCACAATTATGCCGGGCTGAGTTTGGGCAATCTGGCCGCAACCAGCAATGCTGGTGCGGTTTCACAGCCGCGCGCAGCAGCCTTGCAAGGGTTGGAGAAGATGCGGACCAATTTGCGTTTAGGTTTGGCGCAGGGCTTTTTCATGCCGCTCGACCGACCAAATAAGCAATGGCTTGCAGGCCTGGCTATCGACATGAAGACAGCAGAGCCACATATCCGCGCGGCCGCCTTCTCGGCTTCGGCAATGTGGGCAGCGAACGCTGCTACCGTTTCGCCGGCACCCGATACGACCGACGGTAAATGCCATTTGTCGGCGGCTAACCTGCTGACCATGGCGCATCGCAGCCACGAATGGACGGGCACGCTCGCGCAACTGAAGCTGGCATTTGCAGACGAACGCCATTTCGTCGTCCATGGACCAGTGCCGCCCCCTTATGGCGATGAAGGGGCCGCAAACTTCATGCGGCTTTGTCCGTCGCACGGTGAATCAGGCCTCGAAATCTTTGTTTATGGCAAATCAGGAGGTCCTTTTCCCGCCCGCCAGCATATTGAATCGTCGAAGGCCATTGCACGGGCGCACATGCTTGACCCGGAACGAACATTGTTCATCCAGCAGTCCGAAATCGCTATCGCTGCCGGGGCGTTCCACAACGATGTAGTGGCTGTCGCCAATGAACGGGTGCTCTTCACCCATGAACAGGCATTTGAAGATCCCGAAGCCGCCTATGCCACAATCCGCGCAAAGATGCCGGAGACAGAGATTGTTGTTGTCCCAGCTGATCGGGTGAGCTTGGCCGATGCGGTGCAAAGCTATCTGTTTAACGCCCAACTCGTCACTCTGCCCGAAAGTGGGGGAATGGCTCTGATCCTGCCCACCGAAGCACAGTCGAATCCGAATGTCTGGGGCTGGCTCGAAGAGCATGTTGCCGGGAATGGGCCGATCCGCAAACTCATACCGGTCGATGTCCGTCAGTCGATGGCCAATGGTGGCGGTCCAGCATGCTTGCGTCTGCGCGTGGTAGCTGACCCGGCAACCGTGGATCAGCGTTTCATCGCAGACGAAGCGAAACTTGCCGTCATGGCCGAAGTGATTGCCAAGCATTGGCCGGAGAGCATCGCACCTGATCAACTGGGCGATGCGGCACTTGTCGAACAGGTTCAAAAAGCACGCCGCGCCCTGCTCGACGCCTGCGGTCTGACCTGTCTGGCCTGA